Part of the Wolbachia endosymbiont of Diaphorina citri genome is shown below.
CAATTTTTTTATATAGCAATGGGTAGCCATTCTTTAATTTATATTCTGCTTACTTCCTCTAAAACCTCATCAACATGTCCACTCACTTTTACATTTTTCCAAATCTTTACTACTTTACCTTTTTTATCTATTAAAAAAGTAGTACGCTCTACTCCCATATACTTTTTGCCAAACATACTTTTCTCTACCCAAACACCATACTTTTCCAACATTTCAGCATTTTCATCAGAAACTAAAGAAAATGGCAGAGAATATTTTGCTTTGAAGTTAGCGTGGCACTTAACGCTATCTTTTGATACACCAATTATCACTGTGTCAAGAGAAGAAAAATTTTCTATATTGTCTCTAAAGCCTTTTGCCTCCATTGTGCAGCCCGGAGTATCGTCTTTAGGATAAAAATAAAGGACTACATTTTTTTTATCAAAAAATTCACTCAGCGATAAAATTTCGCCAGAATCTGTTGGCAAACTAAAATCAGGTGCATTATTTCCTACTGTTAATTCCATACTTTGCTCCATTATTAACACTTTTATGGTACTATAGTATATTGTAATAGGAAGGGAGGATAAATGAAAGTAGCTTTTCAAATGGATGAAAATATAAATTTTGAAACTGATACTACATTTGCATTAATAAAAGAAGCGCAGAGGAGAAAGCACGAAATTTTTGTCTATGTTCCTAATAATCTAGCACTCAAGTTAAATCAGTCAATTGCTCTTGCTCAGAAAGTCAGCGTTGATGATTTTGGTTTTACTTCTAAAGAAGATGTAACTATAGATTTGAATGAAATGGATATCATACTTATCAGGCAGGACCCACCTTTTGATATGCGGTACATTACAACAACCTATATCTTAGAAAAGACTACTACGTTAGTAATAAATAATCCAACAGAAATAAGAAACTGTCCTGAAAAATTAATTACTTCACTATTTCCAGAGCTAATTCCTCCAACTTTGATCACTGAAAATATATCGATGATTAGAAATTTTTGTCACGACTATCAGGATATCATCTTGAAACCACTATATAGCTATGGAGGAAATGACGTAATAAGAATACAAGACCAAAATAGCATTCAAGTGGTAGTCGATCTCATGATTGCAAAATATGAATGTCCTGTAATTGCACAAGCATTTTGTAAAAAGATAAATACAGATAAAAGAATACTGCTACTGGATGGAAAGCCAATAGGAGTAATGAAGCGAGTTCCAAAGTCTAGCGGAGAAATCAGAACAAATATGAGGCTTGGAGCAAGTTTTGAATCTATTGAAATGAATGATAGAGACACTGAAATATGTAATAAAATCGGTCCTGAGCTAAAGAAAAGAGGGCTAATATTTGTTGGTATTGATATTATAGATGACTTCCTTCTTGAAATTAACACAACTTCGCCTACAGGAGTAGTTTATATCAATAAGTTGTATAGTAAATCACTAGAAAAAGAACTATGGGATGCATTTGAAGAAAAAGCAATTCGTCAACTAAGTTCTTGAGCTATTGCCTTAATAAATTCAGTAACTCCATTCCTTATTCTTGTTTTCTTAGTATTATTAGCCATATCACGCAATTTTTGACAATTTTGCAATAAATCAACTAGCAACTCTCCTAGATTCTTTTTCGCGTTACTATTTTGCTCAACCATTACAGCTGCTCCCGAATCTTCAATATGTTTTGCATTATAAAATTGATGGTTATCTTTTGAGTGAGGATAAGGAATATATACAGCAGGACGCTCAGCAAGAGTAATCTCTGCTATTGAAGTTGCCCCCGCTCTGCTAATTACCAAATGAGCATTGGCCAGTTTATTTTCCATATCATCGAAAAACTCACTTAACTCACAATCAATTCCTTCACTTTTGTATAGACTCTTGACCTTGTTTATATTTTTCTTCGTACATTGCTGCGTTACTCTAATCCTCTCTTTTACTTCAACAGGTAGATCACAAATTACGCTGCTCACTACATCATCAAAAAAATTTGCACCCTGACTGCCTGCTATTATTAACACGTTTAAAACTGTTTCAGCTCTAGAATAGCCTTGTGCTTCTATATCGACAAAATTTCCTGTAAAAACGCATTTACTACCTTCTGCATACTTAGTCTCTGGAAAGCTAGTTGCAATTAATTTTGCACTCTTGAAAAAGAATCTATTTACCCTCCCTAAAACTGTGTTTTGTTCATGTAAAACTATAGGTATAGAAAGAATCTTTGCTGCAAGAAGAGTTGGAAAAGAAGCGTAGCTACCAAAACCAATGATTAGCTTTGGTTTTAATTTTCTCGTTTGATACAGTGCTAATACACAACTATACATTAACAAAAAGAGAAACTTCAATTTGTTGCCACTTGGCTTGCACAATGGTAAAATATAATTTTCTACATTGATGGTTTTTTGATCAGTGAATAATATACAATTGTGTTCTTGTGCCTTTAGTGCTTTTGCTAAGGTTATAGCTGGAAAAATGTGTCCACCTGTACCGCCTGTTGCTAGAATAATAGTCATCTGTGAGTAGTAATTTGATAATAGATTGTTAATTATTTTTTAATAATCTGCATGTAAAATTTTATCAAGCTTTATGATAGTTGAGTTAAAAATGCCTAAAAGTAGTGACAGTAAAAAAGAATCTAACGTAAAAAATAAGCCTCAAGAGCAAAGCAGAAGCGGAGGTTTATTAAAAAACATAATAAAAGCTCTTTTTAACTCAGTTGTTGATCTACCTCAGCAAGAACAACTCAATAAAAATATTGATAGACAACAAGGTTTAAACAGTAAAAGAAAAAGCCCAGAGGATCTTAATCAGGAAAAAAAGCTTGAAGTGAAAGAAGCAGCTGAAGGGTTAAAAGAAAAGTTAGAAAAATCTGATATTGGTAATCAATCTATTAGAATTGAATCGCCTAATCAGGATAATTGTAGCTCTAAAACAATGGATCGTTAGCTTAACTATTTAACGACTCATCATCTGCAGCAAGTACTGATTCGTGTATAATTTCCGAAATAGTTGGATGAGGAAAAATCGTAGATTTTATGTCGCAGTCTGTTCCCTCTAGTTGCTTTGCAAGAGCGAAATTGCTAATTAACTCTGTTACTTCCGCTCCTATCATGTGAGCTCCAAGAAGTTCGCCTGTTTTTTTGTCTATAATTGTTTTCACTAAACCTTCAGTTTCACTTAGTGCAATAGATTTACCATTAAAGTTGGAGTGAAATTTTCCTACTTTTATATCGTATCCACTTTTTATTGCCTGTTCCTCAGTAAGGCCAACGCTTGCTACTTGCGGATGAGAGTAAGTGCAATTTGGTATGCACTCTTTTTTTAACTTATGAGCATTTTTACCGGCAATTTTCTCAACACAGATTACAGCTTCATGACTTGCTTTATGCGCTAAACATGGGGGACCAGCTACATCACCTATTGCATACACACTTGATTCACTTGTTTCATACCACTCATTCGTTTCAATGAAACCAGAAGGACTCAACTTAATTTTTGTATTTTCTAAACCTATATTTTCAGTGTTTGCTTGCACGCCAACTGCAACAATTACTCTATCAAATTCTCTATTCTCACCACCGCTTAGCTGCACTTGAACAGAGTCTTTATTTTTAGTGAAAGTTTTTACACTATTGCTCGTATATATTTTTATTCCTTGTTTTGTAAATATCTCTTGTACTAAATTTGAAATGTCTTTATCTTCCAGCGGCAAAATAGTGTCTTTTACTTCTATAATTGTTACATCAACTCCCAAAGTACTATAAAAACTTGCAAACTCTATTCCTATCGCACCAGAACCTATGATTAGTAGAGATTTTGGTAACTTCTTTGGAGTCATAGCGTGCTGCGCATTCCATATTAAATCTCCATCTACTTCGATTCCAGGAAGATTTCTTGCCCTTACACCTGTTGCTAAAATGATATGCTTGGAAGAAATTTCCTCCTCCTTTTTGTCATTAAGAATTTTTATAGTACGATTACCTGCAAGTTTACCGAAGCCTTGATGGACTTTGATGTTATTTTTTTTCATCAAATACTCAACACCACTTGATAGCTTGCCAACAACGTTCCTTGAATATTTCACCATTGATTGTATATCAAAACTTGCATCCTTTACTTTTATGCCAAATTCTTCTGATCTTCTTATTAATCTATAAATTTCAGATGCTCTAAGTAGCGATTTTGTTGGTATACATCCCCAATTTAAGCATATACCACCCAAATTTTCCTCCTTTTCAACAATTGCAGTTTTAAGTCCAAGCTGCGCCGCTCTAATTGCTGCTATATAACCACCAGGACCGCTACCTATAACTGTAATATCATACTCATTCATCAGTTTTCTTCGTATACAAAAAACTATATATAACAGATGGAACCCGTATGATCAATGCTCAGGTGCATAGAAGCGGCTTGACAAACCTTCCCACTTTTCTTCTTATATCAATAAGAGTATTTATCCTTGTTTTTGATCCGCGCAGTCTCAACGACAAAATTCAGTAAAAAACTCAGATATCTATTGGCAAATTACATAAAATTATAGCAGCTGCATGTCTTTTTTATTTTTTCTACATTCAGCCAAATCGCACTTAAAATAAGCGCTAGCACATTATTACAACGCCAATTTAAATTATTATAGGGTCAAAACTCGCTATACGGGGTTTCTTTTGTCTTTTTTTATTTAGTAAATTTCTTAATATTTATAGCTAAAATTTCAGGCCAGCACTTGATGCTGGAATCTTTACTACAAATAAGCATATTGAGCACAAAATTATGCTAAAACACAACGTTTTTGGTGAGACTATGGACAAACTGAATCCCAGTATCAGCTACTCGGATAACAAGAAAGAGGGCACTGGCATGCTGAACCATAATGTTCGTACAGCTGTTCAAGAATCAGTGGGTATGATTTGCCAAATTTTTAAATTACGGAGAATAGGCGGCACCAAGTAACGCACAAGTACAGAGTCAGTTACTGTTGTACCTTATTTCTTTCTCTACAATACATTTTACCTGATAAGAATAGAGCTACTATAAGGTAAATTAAGTTCCATGTTGCTAACGAAACACCAAAAATATAATGAGGTCTGCCACAAGATGGAGAGTAGTTAGGGTTTAATAGATTATTCCTTAGCTCTTCTATGCTAACGTTACCACTTGCTTGCTCTGTACAGCCTAAAACATCATGAAACAGGTGAAGCTCAAGACCTACATGATAAAAAGATATTATTGCACCAATGAGATAGCTGCAAAACATCGCATAGATTAGGATTTTGTTGTCTTTGAACATGTACGCAACTGCAAGTAGCCCTGCAGCATAGTAAACTACTCGCTCGTATATACATAACTTGCACGGTAGCATATTGAAAAAATACTCTAGCACATATGCAAAAATTAAAGCGACAGCGCTTGATAAGAGAAAAATTATGGAACTGTTATTTACATCTGACATAGTTAATGAATTACTACAATATCTGTGAAGAGTCAACTCTTGTTTGACAACGTTTCATGTAACCCACTTACTATGTGTTACTCTACTACTTTTAACCTCTATACATATTCTCACAACTGGATACTGATTTGATTTGCATGCTAGTTACAACTCTAGTGTCACTATCTATTTTTGCAATTTCTTCTTTAGTATACAATTCATCCTTGTTTTTCATCCAGCTATTGTCATATTGAATATCAACCTCTCCTCCATTAGTTTTAAACCCAAATGTTTCTTTTATAAGCAATCTTTTCTCTTCTTGTAATCTATTAAGATGTTCGCTAAGACTTGTGTAATCAAAAGTAGGAAGAACCTCATTAATAGGACTGTTATATACAATATTTTCTATTAGTGTATAAATGTGATGCGGTGATGATCGGAGCGTAGGATAATACTTTTGAAATCTATGCTTTATCTCATTATAAAATTCCGTAACCTTTACTCTACCAGCATCACTTACAGCAATTATAGCATTCTCAATATTTGGTATACCGTCATAGTCGTGGCCTGTCTTGTCATTTTCAGCAACCAAAAAGCCCTGGCTAGCCTGAATCTCACCAAGTTTTTTGTCCCCCTTAGGTAAAATATCAAAATCAAAATAGATCATAGGAGACTTCAGTGCTAACAACATAAATATACGCATACTGTCTATCTCAACACCAAAAGATAATCTTTTACTTTCTGGAATAGAGTATAGATCTCTAAAATATTGAGATACAGTATATAGAGGACATTTAGATAGTTCTGTTTTCTTCTCTGGTTGTAAGTGAAAGCTAAATTCATACTCTCCTAAATCCAGCTCATTAAAGTCTATAAGCTCTATGTTTTTGTTTGGGTTAAACTCTCTGTTTGATATTTTATTCTCCAACTCTTTACGTTGCGTAGGAGTAAAACCAGATCCATTTATTACTAACTTCACTACACGCGTATCTTCTCTTTTTGCCCATTCGCTCAATCTCTCCAAATATTTTTCTGGGATCGGATATCCATATCGCCTTGGAAGCCACTGAAATACTAAAGGTGTTTCAACTGTGAAAGTATGTGGAAATCCAGGCCTTAAATCTTGTCCTTTATAATTCATAGCAAAAGTACTAAATAAGTTAATATTTTGCTATATAATATTAATTTATCAACTACTTATTTAAGTAATGTTATTTATTAAAAATATTACTTAAATAAGATTACCTACTTTACATAGGGATTTTTGTTCTTTTTCAAAAGTAATCTGACTGGTACGCCGTGAGCAAAGAAGTTTTTTCTAAGACCATTAGTCAAATAACGTTTATAACTCTCATCAACACTTTCCGGGACGTTGCATACCAAAGAAAAAGCTGGAGGTTTGGTGCCAATTTGAGCAATATACTTCATTTTAATTGCTCTACCTTTTATAAGTGGGTGAGAATGTTTTTCCACAGCATCTATTAGCCAATTATTCAGTTTTGCAGTGCTGATCTTCTTGTTTAAGGATTCACTCACTTCAAGACACTTATCTATCACATCACCACAGCGCATACCTTTCAATGCAGAAATTGTTACAGTTGGCACTTCCAAAAATAACCGAGTCACTTCCTGTTGTTTGACAAATTTTATTAACTTACTTCTGTCATCCTTACCTATTAAATCCCACTTATTTAAAACAATGATAATTCCCTTCCCCCCTTTAATTGCAGCTTCAGCAATTGATAAATCCTGCTGCTCAACGCCAAGCAAGGAATCTAGCATTAAAATCACTACATGAGAGCGCTTTATTGACTCTATACTTTTTTCAACAAATCTTGATTCTAAGTTATCAACAACATTTGCCTTTCTGCGGATTCCCGCAGTATCGATGAGAGTGATTAATTTCCCATTATGGTCGTATGAAATATCCACAGAGTCACGCGTGGTACCAGGTTTTGAGCTTACTATTAGTCTATTTTCTGCAAGTAAACTGTTTAAAAAAGTTGATTTTCCAACGTTTGGGCGACCGATGATTGCAATCCTCAGTCTAATGGACTCACTTTCAGGCAGCTCAGTTTTTTTGTTAAAATCTTCAATAACACCAGCTAATACATCATAAAGATCAATCATACCAAGATTATGTTCGGCTGAGATATACACCGGACCTATGAAGTTGAAGAACTGCAAATAATCAACATTTTCCGATTTATGACTTTCGCATTTGTTTGCTATTAGTATTACAGGTTTGTTCGTTTTTCTCTTCAGCCACTTTGCAAACTCTTTGTTCTGCTCATTTTGCACTTTTGCATCAACAAGGAAAAAAATTACATCTGCGCTTAATAAAGAAAACTCTATTTGTTCAATAACTTGTAGTGAAAAACTGGTTTGGTCATTCCATCCTCCTGTATCTATAACTTTAAACTCTAAATCACTAATTCTTCCAATTCCTTCACGCCTATCTCTCGTTACTCCTGGAATGTCACTAACCACCGCTGCTTTTCTTCTTACTAGCCTATTAAATAGAGTTGACTTGCCTGCATTTGGAAGGCCTATTATGACTATTTTCAGCATAGTTTAAGAGCGTGTTTTATACATAGTAAATTATAATCAAAATTTTTTAATTTAACTATTGACTTGATAGATTATATACTTATCCTAAAACTAGGAT
Proteins encoded:
- the bcp gene encoding thioredoxin-dependent thiol peroxidase — its product is MELTVGNNAPDFSLPTDSGEILSLSEFFDKKNVVLYFYPKDDTPGCTMEAKGFRDNIENFSSLDTVIIGVSKDSVKCHANFKAKYSLPFSLVSDENAEMLEKYGVWVEKSMFGKKYMGVERTTFLIDKKGKVVKIWKNVKVSGHVDEVLEEVSRI
- the gshB gene encoding glutathione synthase codes for the protein MKVAFQMDENINFETDTTFALIKEAQRRKHEIFVYVPNNLALKLNQSIALAQKVSVDDFGFTSKEDVTIDLNEMDIILIRQDPPFDMRYITTTYILEKTTTLVINNPTEIRNCPEKLITSLFPELIPPTLITENISMIRNFCHDYQDIILKPLYSYGGNDVIRIQDQNSIQVVVDLMIAKYECPVIAQAFCKKINTDKRILLLDGKPIGVMKRVPKSSGEIRTNMRLGASFESIEMNDRDTEICNKIGPELKKRGLIFVGIDIIDDFLLEINTTSPTGVVYINKLYSKSLEKELWDAFEEKAIRQLSS
- the murG gene encoding undecaprenyldiphospho-muramoylpentapeptide beta-N-acetylglucosaminyltransferase; translation: MTIILATGGTGGHIFPAITLAKALKAQEHNCILFTDQKTINVENYILPLCKPSGNKLKFLFLLMYSCVLALYQTRKLKPKLIIGFGSYASFPTLLAAKILSIPIVLHEQNTVLGRVNRFFFKSAKLIATSFPETKYAEGSKCVFTGNFVDIEAQGYSRAETVLNVLIIAGSQGANFFDDVVSSVICDLPVEVKERIRVTQQCTKKNINKVKSLYKSEGIDCELSEFFDDMENKLANAHLVISRAGATSIAEITLAERPAVYIPYPHSKDNHQFYNAKHIEDSGAAVMVEQNSNAKKNLGELLVDLLQNCQKLRDMANNTKKTRIRNGVTEFIKAIAQELS
- the lpdA gene encoding dihydrolipoyl dehydrogenase is translated as MNEYDITVIGSGPGGYIAAIRAAQLGLKTAIVEKEENLGGICLNWGCIPTKSLLRASEIYRLIRRSEEFGIKVKDASFDIQSMVKYSRNVVGKLSSGVEYLMKKNNIKVHQGFGKLAGNRTIKILNDKKEEEISSKHIILATGVRARNLPGIEVDGDLIWNAQHAMTPKKLPKSLLIIGSGAIGIEFASFYSTLGVDVTIIEVKDTILPLEDKDISNLVQEIFTKQGIKIYTSNSVKTFTKNKDSVQVQLSGGENREFDRVIVAVGVQANTENIGLENTKIKLSPSGFIETNEWYETSESSVYAIGDVAGPPCLAHKASHEAVICVEKIAGKNAHKLKKECIPNCTYSHPQVASVGLTEEQAIKSGYDIKVGKFHSNFNGKSIALSETEGLVKTIIDKKTGELLGAHMIGAEVTELISNFALAKQLEGTDCDIKSTIFPHPTISEIIHESVLAADDESLNS
- a CDS encoding disulfide bond formation protein B produces the protein MSDVNNSSIIFLLSSAVALIFAYVLEYFFNMLPCKLCIYERVVYYAAGLLAVAYMFKDNKILIYAMFCSYLIGAIISFYHVGLELHLFHDVLGCTEQASGNVSIEELRNNLLNPNYSPSCGRPHYIFGVSLATWNLIYLIVALFLSGKMYCRERNKVQQ
- the der gene encoding ribosome biogenesis GTPase Der codes for the protein MLKIVIIGLPNAGKSTLFNRLVRRKAAVVSDIPGVTRDRREGIGRISDLEFKVIDTGGWNDQTSFSLQVIEQIEFSLLSADVIFFLVDAKVQNEQNKEFAKWLKRKTNKPVILIANKCESHKSENVDYLQFFNFIGPVYISAEHNLGMIDLYDVLAGVIEDFNKKTELPESESIRLRIAIIGRPNVGKSTFLNSLLAENRLIVSSKPGTTRDSVDISYDHNGKLITLIDTAGIRRKANVVDNLESRFVEKSIESIKRSHVVILMLDSLLGVEQQDLSIAEAAIKGGKGIIIVLNKWDLIGKDDRSKLIKFVKQQEVTRLFLEVPTVTISALKGMRCGDVIDKCLEVSESLNKKISTAKLNNWLIDAVEKHSHPLIKGRAIKMKYIAQIGTKPPAFSLVCNVPESVDESYKRYLTNGLRKNFFAHGVPVRLLLKKNKNPYVK